In one window of Haloterrigena salifodinae DNA:
- a CDS encoding ORC1-type DNA replication protein encodes MADDPEEGMLSWDESVFRDEHVFEIDYVPETFKHREGQTQSLTYALRPAVRGSRPLNVMVRGPPGTGKTTAIQKLFDEVGAQTSDVRTIRVNCQVNATRYSVFSRLFEGTFDYEPPSSGISFKKLFGQIAEKLVEEDKVLVVALDDINYLFYENEASDTLYSLLRAHEEYPGAKIGVVVVSSDPALDVIDELDSRVQSVFRPEDVYFPVYDQPEIVDILEERVTRGFNDGVIGRDTLEYVADLTADSGDLRVGIDLLRRAGLNAEMRASRTVERQDVEQAFEKSKYINLSRSLSGLTDTERTLLEVIAHHDGEQAGDVYEAFHEETELGYTRYSEIVNKLDQLGLIDANYVEVDGRGRSRSLSLSYEKDAVLERLE; translated from the coding sequence ATGGCAGACGACCCCGAGGAGGGGATGTTGTCGTGGGATGAATCCGTGTTCCGGGACGAGCACGTTTTCGAGATCGACTACGTTCCCGAGACGTTCAAGCACCGTGAAGGCCAGACACAGAGCCTGACGTACGCGCTTCGGCCGGCGGTGCGCGGCTCCCGGCCGCTGAACGTCATGGTCCGCGGACCGCCGGGCACCGGCAAGACGACGGCCATCCAGAAGTTGTTCGACGAGGTGGGCGCCCAGACCAGCGACGTCCGCACCATCCGCGTCAACTGTCAGGTCAACGCGACCCGGTACTCGGTGTTCTCGCGGCTCTTCGAGGGGACCTTCGACTACGAACCGCCGTCCTCGGGGATCTCGTTCAAGAAGCTGTTCGGCCAGATCGCCGAGAAGCTCGTTGAGGAGGACAAGGTGCTCGTCGTCGCCTTGGACGACATCAACTACCTCTTCTACGAGAACGAGGCCTCGGACACGCTCTACTCGCTCCTGCGGGCCCACGAGGAGTACCCCGGCGCGAAGATCGGGGTCGTCGTCGTCTCCTCCGACCCCGCCCTAGACGTCATCGACGAACTCGACTCGCGGGTCCAAAGCGTCTTCCGCCCTGAAGACGTCTACTTCCCCGTCTACGACCAGCCCGAGATCGTCGACATCCTCGAGGAGCGCGTCACACGCGGCTTCAACGACGGCGTCATCGGCCGGGACACCTTGGAGTACGTCGCCGACCTCACCGCCGACAGCGGCGACCTGCGTGTCGGGATCGACCTGCTACGCCGGGCCGGGCTGAACGCCGAGATGCGCGCCAGCCGCACCGTCGAGCGCCAAGACGTCGAGCAGGCCTTCGAGAAGTCCAAGTACATCAACCTCTCGCGGAGCCTCTCGGGGTTGACCGACACCGAACGGACGCTGCTCGAGGTGATCGCCCACCACGACGGCGAGCAGGCCGGCGATGTCTACGAGGCGTTCCACGAGGAGACCGAGCTGGGCTACACACGCTACTCGGAGATCGTCAACAAACTCGACCAGCTGGGGCTGATCGACGCCAACTACGTCGAGGTCGACGGCCGCGGTCGCTCGCGGTCGCTGTCGCTGTCCTACGAGAAGGACGCTGTGTTAGAGCGGCTCGAGTGA
- a CDS encoding ABC transporter ATP-binding protein: MPAITVDNLTKSYGQTLALEDLSFQVQEGEVFGFLGPNGAGKSTTINVILDFIRPTAGRVEVLGMDAQANSREIRSQTGVLPEGVETYDRLTARQHLEFAIDSKGSDDDPEALLERVGLVDAIDKKAGGFSKGMSQRLMLAMALVGQPDLLILDEPSTGLDPNGAREMRQIVREENERGATVFFSSHIMEQVEAVCDRVGILRDGEMVAVDTVEGLRDSVGGGTTLRVTVDRLDDDTLQVVRSLPDVSDATVEDRNPPVLVVQVQGSKTAVLGELEDRGIEVKDFTTREASLEDVFQSYTTGTEVHAR, encoded by the coding sequence ATGCCAGCTATTACAGTCGATAACCTGACCAAGTCCTACGGTCAGACCCTCGCGCTCGAGGATCTGTCATTTCAGGTCCAGGAGGGTGAGGTATTCGGCTTTCTCGGTCCGAACGGCGCCGGCAAGTCGACGACGATCAACGTCATCCTCGACTTCATCCGGCCGACCGCCGGCCGGGTCGAAGTGCTGGGCATGGACGCCCAGGCCAACAGCCGCGAGATCCGCTCGCAGACCGGCGTCCTCCCGGAGGGCGTCGAGACCTACGACCGCCTGACGGCCCGCCAGCACCTCGAGTTCGCCATCGACTCGAAGGGATCCGACGACGACCCCGAAGCCCTCCTCGAACGGGTCGGCCTCGTCGACGCCATCGACAAGAAGGCCGGCGGCTTCTCGAAGGGGATGTCCCAGCGACTCATGCTGGCGATGGCCCTCGTGGGCCAGCCGGACCTCCTCATTCTCGACGAACCGTCGACGGGGCTCGACCCCAACGGCGCCCGCGAGATGCGCCAGATCGTCCGCGAGGAGAACGAACGCGGCGCGACCGTCTTCTTCTCGAGCCACATCATGGAGCAGGTCGAGGCGGTCTGTGACCGCGTCGGCATCCTCCGGGACGGCGAGATGGTCGCCGTCGACACCGTCGAGGGGCTGCGCGACTCCGTCGGCGGCGGGACGACTCTGCGGGTTACCGTCGACCGCCTCGACGACGACACGCTGCAGGTCGTCCGCTCGCTGCCCGACGTCTCCGACGCCACCGTCGAGGACCGGAATCCGCCCGTGCTCGTCGTCCAGGTCCAGGGCTCCAAGACGGCCGTCCTCGGCGAACTCGAGGATCGGGGCATCGAGGTCAAGGACTTCACGACCCGCGAGGCCTCCCTTGAGGACGTCTTCCAGTCGTACACGACCGGCACGGAGGTGCACGCGCGATGA
- a CDS encoding DUF192 domain-containing protein: MKTELRRRTLLAVSGAVAVAGCLDAGDSSEANGETQAESSDGTTDDDDETDGSEANATAEPVHEDYETTEVRIVSADGDELGAVTAAIADTQDLQSLGLSDTEELPSDHGMLFVFESVGEHTFVMREMDFGIDIVYADSDGTITDVHHAPAPEPGEDGEEEHHQYPGRGQYVLEVNYEWTTDHDVSEGDVLEFDLEA; this comes from the coding sequence ATGAAAACCGAGCTGCGCCGCCGGACCCTGCTCGCCGTTTCCGGTGCGGTCGCGGTCGCCGGCTGTCTCGACGCAGGCGACTCGAGCGAGGCGAACGGCGAGACGCAGGCCGAATCGTCCGACGGAACGACTGACGACGACGACGAGACGGATGGATCAGAGGCGAACGCTACCGCGGAACCGGTTCACGAGGACTACGAAACGACCGAGGTCCGGATCGTTTCCGCCGATGGGGACGAACTCGGTGCGGTGACGGCGGCGATCGCTGACACGCAGGACCTCCAGAGTCTCGGACTCAGCGACACCGAGGAACTGCCGTCGGACCACGGCATGCTGTTCGTCTTCGAGTCGGTCGGGGAGCACACGTTCGTCATGCGGGAGATGGACTTCGGCATCGACATCGTTTACGCCGACTCGGACGGGACGATCACCGACGTTCACCACGCGCCGGCGCCCGAACCGGGCGAGGACGGCGAGGAAGAACACCACCAGTATCCCGGCCGGGGACAGTACGTCCTCGAGGTCAACTACGAGTGGACGACCGACCACGACGTTAGCGAAGGGGACGTCCTCGAGTTCGATCTCGAGGCGTGA
- a CDS encoding GNAT family N-acetyltransferase — MRIRPAVDDDFPDIRAIARKTWHDTHDELDEDLIDRTVDDWYTDDSMPLEAPGTVVLVVEAADGSQAEFDDDDGEIVGFTHAVVQGDTADILRMYVDPDRQEAGVGTDLHERLVEQLRVYDVGRIRAFDFAFNDASRRFYEGLGFERTDVGEVEIDGEFYDEAVYTLKL; from the coding sequence ATGAGGATTCGTCCGGCAGTGGACGACGATTTTCCGGACATACGAGCGATCGCTCGGAAAACGTGGCACGATACCCACGACGAACTCGACGAAGACCTGATCGACCGAACCGTCGACGACTGGTACACCGACGACTCGATGCCCCTCGAGGCGCCGGGGACGGTCGTCCTCGTCGTGGAAGCGGCGGACGGAAGTCAGGCGGAGTTCGACGACGATGACGGCGAAATCGTCGGCTTCACCCACGCGGTCGTCCAGGGCGACACGGCCGATATCCTCCGGATGTACGTCGATCCCGACCGGCAGGAAGCGGGCGTCGGGACCGATCTCCACGAACGGCTGGTCGAACAGCTCCGGGTCTACGACGTCGGGCGGATCCGCGCCTTCGACTTCGCGTTCAACGACGCCAGCCGGCGGTTCTACGAGGGGCTGGGCTTCGAGCGGACCGACGTCGGCGAGGTCGAGATCGACGGGGAGTTCTACGACGAGGCGGTCTACACGCTCAAGCTCTAG
- a CDS encoding translation initiation factor: protein MSNDDELDDLLDELDSQGDLETSQQVLSIRTESRRYDKPVTIVEGFDLESDEIKSIASDLKSSMGTGGTVDDGRIELQGDHRDRVPDLLRERGFDVRE, encoded by the coding sequence ATGTCAAACGACGACGAACTCGACGACCTGCTCGACGAACTCGACAGCCAGGGCGACCTCGAGACGTCACAGCAGGTGCTGTCGATCCGGACGGAGAGCCGTCGGTACGACAAGCCGGTGACGATCGTCGAGGGCTTCGACCTCGAGTCGGACGAGATCAAATCGATCGCGTCGGACCTCAAGAGTTCGATGGGGACGGGCGGGACCGTCGACGACGGCCGGATCGAACTGCAGGGCGACCACCGGGACCGGGTGCCTGACCTGCTCCGCGAGCGGGGGTTCGACGTTCGCGAGTGA
- a CDS encoding saccharopine dehydrogenase family protein: MPTLLIYGSYGFVGGLITEEAIDRGLDPILAGRDREQLREQVADLEQPGRRFSLEDPVTVATALEDVDCVLNCAGPFSNTAEPLVKGCLRSETDYVDITGEIPVIESIHDRDEEATEAGITLLPAAALSTIPMDCLAAHLADRLPEATHLALGVDSFRVPSIGTLRTVIEGADTENAVRRDGNLESAPTGWKTREIDFGRGERPAVTMPMGDVSTAHYTTGIPNVEMYAVMPQPARTALRLHRYLSPVFESKPVRWTLKQLAGVRDGPSERARERGSAYVWGEARTEGEGDGEGERVISRLRTPDPYVVTVDGAVTVAERVLAGDADAGFQTPAGAFGADFVFELEGVEGFFDEETPDETSPVNPLLQ; encoded by the coding sequence ATGCCGACCCTTCTGATCTACGGCTCGTACGGGTTCGTCGGCGGTCTGATCACCGAGGAGGCGATCGACCGCGGACTGGATCCGATCCTGGCCGGCCGCGACCGGGAACAGCTCCGCGAGCAGGTCGCCGACCTCGAGCAGCCGGGTCGCCGGTTCTCGCTCGAGGATCCCGTGACCGTCGCGACGGCCCTCGAGGACGTCGACTGCGTGCTGAACTGCGCGGGGCCGTTCTCGAATACGGCCGAACCGCTCGTCAAGGGCTGTCTCCGCAGCGAGACGGACTACGTCGACATCACCGGCGAGATCCCCGTCATCGAGTCGATCCACGACCGGGACGAGGAGGCGACGGAGGCCGGCATCACGCTGCTCCCGGCGGCCGCACTCTCGACGATCCCGATGGACTGTCTGGCCGCCCACCTCGCCGACCGGCTTCCGGAGGCGACTCACCTCGCGCTGGGCGTTGACTCGTTTCGCGTGCCCTCGATCGGCACGCTTCGGACGGTCATCGAGGGCGCCGACACCGAGAACGCCGTCCGCCGCGACGGCAACCTCGAGAGCGCGCCGACGGGGTGGAAGACCCGCGAAATCGACTTCGGGCGCGGCGAACGGCCAGCGGTGACGATGCCGATGGGCGACGTTTCGACGGCTCACTACACGACCGGGATTCCGAACGTCGAGATGTACGCGGTGATGCCCCAGCCCGCCCGCACCGCACTGCGACTGCATCGCTACCTCTCGCCGGTGTTCGAGTCGAAACCGGTGCGCTGGACGCTGAAGCAGTTGGCCGGCGTCCGCGACGGTCCCTCCGAGCGGGCTCGCGAACGCGGATCCGCGTACGTCTGGGGCGAAGCGCGCACTGAAGGGGAAGGCGACGGGGAGGGCGAGCGCGTCATCTCCCGCCTGCGGACGCCCGATCCGTACGTCGTCACCGTCGACGGCGCGGTGACGGTCGCCGAGCGCGTCCTCGCGGGCGACGCCGACGCCGGCTTCCAGACCCCCGCCGGCGCGTTCGGCGCCGACTTCGTCTTCGAACTCGAGGGCGTCGAGGGCTTCTTCGACGAGGAGACGCCCGACGAGACGTCACCGGTGAATCCGCTGTTGCAGTAA
- a CDS encoding excinuclease ABC subunit C: MNADGVRERAKSLPREPGVYQFRAEGTTLYVGKAVDLRSRVRSYADPRTARIRRMVDRADEIEIAVTDTETQALLLEANLIKRHQPRYNVRLKDDKSYPMVQLTDHEAPRIEITRDPAESATVFGPFTNKGQVETVVKALRETYGVRGCSDHKYSGRERPCLDYEMGLCTAPCTREIDLESYVQDVTAVERFFEGETGILADPLRREMEAAAEDQNFERAANLRDRLETVEAFHGEGGEAVQSVGDERAVDVLGVAIEGENATVARLRAERGKLVDRDRHTLEAPAAEGAGDEEGGVPAVLAAFVVQYYAERDLPDALLLPERHGDGEVAVWLEAEGVSVRVPGAGREAKLVDLALKNARRNVGGRDECGMLADALEIDAARRIEGFDVSHAQGKSAVGSNVTFVDGSAEKADYRRKKLTDQNDDYDNMQTLLEWRASRAVEGRDDRPDPDLLLIDGGEGQLEAARDALAAVGWDVPAVALAKAEERVVTPRRTFSWPSDAPHLHLLQRVRDEAHRFAVQYHQTVRDEVKTVLDDVPGVGPETRKRLLGRFGSVENVREASVDDLESVEGIGEKTAETIKSRL, from the coding sequence ATGAACGCCGACGGGGTCCGCGAACGAGCAAAGTCGCTGCCGCGCGAGCCCGGCGTCTACCAGTTCCGGGCCGAGGGAACCACCCTCTACGTCGGGAAGGCCGTCGACCTCCGGAGTCGCGTCCGCTCCTACGCCGATCCGCGGACGGCGCGAATCCGCCGGATGGTCGACCGCGCCGACGAGATCGAGATCGCCGTCACCGACACCGAGACACAGGCGCTGTTGCTCGAGGCGAACCTGATCAAGCGCCACCAGCCCCGCTACAACGTCCGGCTGAAGGACGACAAGTCCTACCCGATGGTGCAGTTGACCGACCACGAGGCCCCGCGGATCGAGATCACCCGCGATCCCGCCGAGTCCGCGACGGTCTTCGGTCCGTTCACCAACAAGGGCCAGGTCGAGACCGTCGTGAAGGCCCTACGGGAGACCTACGGCGTCCGCGGCTGTTCGGACCACAAATACAGCGGCCGCGAGCGCCCCTGTCTGGACTACGAGATGGGGCTTTGTACCGCGCCCTGCACCCGCGAGATCGACCTCGAGAGCTACGTGCAGGACGTGACCGCGGTCGAGCGCTTCTTCGAGGGCGAGACGGGGATCCTCGCGGACCCGTTGCGCCGGGAGATGGAAGCCGCCGCGGAGGACCAGAACTTCGAGCGCGCCGCCAATCTTCGGGACCGTCTCGAGACCGTCGAGGCCTTCCACGGCGAGGGCGGCGAGGCGGTCCAGTCGGTCGGCGACGAGCGCGCGGTCGACGTCCTCGGGGTCGCCATCGAGGGCGAGAACGCGACCGTCGCCCGCCTGCGCGCCGAGCGCGGGAAACTGGTCGACCGGGACCGACACACCCTCGAGGCGCCCGCAGCCGAGGGCGCCGGAGACGAGGAGGGGGGCGTCCCCGCGGTGCTGGCCGCCTTCGTCGTCCAGTACTACGCCGAGCGCGACCTGCCTGACGCCCTGCTGCTGCCCGAACGCCACGGCGACGGCGAGGTCGCGGTGTGGCTCGAGGCCGAGGGCGTCTCGGTGCGCGTCCCCGGCGCCGGTCGGGAGGCCAAACTGGTCGACCTCGCGCTGAAGAACGCCCGCCGGAACGTCGGCGGCCGCGACGAGTGCGGGATGCTCGCTGACGCCCTCGAGATCGACGCGGCCCGGCGGATCGAGGGGTTCGACGTGAGCCACGCCCAGGGGAAGTCGGCGGTCGGCAGCAACGTGACGTTCGTCGACGGCAGCGCCGAGAAGGCAGACTACCGCCGGAAGAAACTCACCGACCAGAACGACGACTACGACAACATGCAGACCCTCCTCGAGTGGCGCGCCAGCCGCGCCGTCGAGGGGCGAGACGATCGCCCTGACCCTGATCTGCTCCTGATCGACGGCGGCGAAGGCCAACTTGAGGCCGCCCGCGACGCGTTGGCCGCCGTCGGCTGGGACGTGCCCGCGGTCGCGCTGGCGAAGGCCGAAGAGCGCGTGGTCACGCCCCGACGGACGTTCTCGTGGCCGAGCGACGCGCCCCACCTCCACCTCCTCCAGCGGGTGCGCGACGAGGCCCACCGCTTCGCGGTGCAGTACCACCAGACCGTCCGCGACGAGGTCAAGACGGTGCTGGACGACGTCCCCGGCGTCGGCCCTGAGACCAGAAAGCGACTCCTCGGCCGGTTCGGCAGCGTCGAGAACGTCCGCGAGGCGAGCGTCGACGACCTCGAGAGCGTCGAGGGGATCGGCGAGAAGACAGCCGAGACGATCAAATCGCGACTCTGA